One Trichoderma asperellum chromosome 5, complete sequence genomic region harbors:
- a CDS encoding mitochondrial 54S ribosomal protein mL38, with protein MSRCQAVARPLARQLRQQCAIRPFTAGAARAAAATEEVQQTSSSAAAQPSPLDLDPNSVLPEFESNLIKAGKMPIGSRRRRVAMRTTANLPFEQLPYQAFQEARAILAADRQEKVTKIQEELEKISLLEKKDASLVKGGQAMKDTKLASLRRYVEQLKIQADINDPLVKKRFEDGLGDMNKPIYRHYAERKWRSYDYRLITQRIKQFNIVPDVLPKLDPVADVQLYFRQAKIPPARSSTPSSARTRPACASRSSTRARGSSLLSCSTRTCPTLKRTPSPSAATSSPPTSRSAPATPPSP; from the exons ATGTCGCGGTGCCAGGCTGTTGCGAGGCCATTGGCACGGCAATTGCGCCAGCAATGCGCAATCCGGCCCTTCACGGCGGGTGCTGCCCGCGCTGCGGCTGCCACCGAGGAAGTACAGcaaacttcttcttcagcagcggcaCAGCCCAGCCCTCTTGATCTCGATCCCAACAGCGTCTTGCCAGAATTCGAAAGCAACCTGATCAAAGCGGGCAAGATGCCCATCGGATCCCGGAGACGAAGAGTCGCCATGCGCACCACTGCGAACCTGCCCTTTGAGCAGCTGCCGTACCAGGCGTTCCAAGAGGCACGGGCCATTCTTGCGGCGGACCGACAGGAGAAGGTGACCAAGAtccaggaggagctggagaagatttcgttgctggagaagaaggacgcaTCGCTGGTCAAGGGCGGGCAGGCAATGAAGGATACGAAGCTGGCCAGCTTGAGGCGCTATGTTGAGCAGCTCAAGATCCAGGCGGACATTAACGATCCTCTGGTCAAGAAGCGCTTTGAAGACGGTCTAG GAGACATGAACAAGCCCATCTATCGCCACTACGCCGAGCGCAAATGGCGCTCCTACGACTACCGCCTCATCACCCAACGCATCAAGCAGTTCAACATCGTCCCCGACGTCCTCCCCAAACTCGACCCCGTCGCCGACGTCCAGCTCTACTTCCGCCAGGCCAAGATCCCCCCGGCGAGATCGTCGACTCCCTCATCAGCGAGAACCCGCCCCGCCTGCGCGTCCAGGTCTTCGACAAGGGCCCGCGGCTCGTCTCTCTTGTCGTGCTCGACTCGGACGTGCCCGACGTTGAAAAGGACGCCTTCTCCAAGCGCTGCCACTTCCTCGCCGCCAACATCTCGCTCAGCCCCAGCGACACCTCCCTCCCCCTGA